The segment TCCAGTGTAGAATGGGTGAGAAGTACTTGAAATTTCAAGTTTTACTAGTGGGTAAGTTTCACCTTCGAATTCAACTGTATCTTTAGTGTTACAAGTTGATTGAGATAAGAACATGTCACCATTCGACATATCTTTGAATACCACTGGACGATAGTTTTCTGGATGAATACCTTTTTTCATTTCAGATACGTTATTAAAAATTTATTATTCTATTTTACTATTTTGGTAATAAATAGTGTAATGGTTCTATTTCAAGTTGCAAAGATAAGTGTTTTAATATTAATAACCGAAATTCATCTCGTAAAAAATGGGAATATCATTTAATTTTTCGACTTTTGTTATTACTAAACACAAAGTAACATGAAAAAGATTATTATTACCTTATCTGTAGCCTTAATAGGACTCTTTTTCTTACTGTCTTGTAAGAAAAAGGCTGAAACTATTTATAGTATTGCTTTCTATAATGTTGAAAACTTATTTGATACTATTCATGATTCAGGCAAAAACGATTATGAATACCTTCCAGATGGGAGAAGAGAATGGGATAGGGAGAAATATACTAATAAACTTAAAAATATAGCTCAGGTATTAAGTGAGTTGTCAAGAGATAGAGTAAAAGAGGGTCCTGTAGTTATTGGATTAGCTGAAGTTGAAAACTTTAGAGTGCTGCAAGATTTAATTAGTGAACCTGCTCTCAAGAATGAATACCAATTTGTACATTATGAAGGTCCAGATAAGCGAGGTATAGATTGTGCACTCTTATATAATCCTAAATTATTTACACCTACTGCTAGTGTGCTAGTACCTTCTACTCCTTTTGAGGGAGATACTATTCATAAAACAAGAGGCTTTTTGGTTGTAACAGGAAATGTAGCTGATGAAGAAATGACTTTTATAGTAAATCATTGGCCATCACGTGGGGCAAAGGCTCCAGTCCGAGTTCATGCAGCCAATCAAGTAAAAGCCATAACAGATTCTCTTTATGCTGTTAATAAAAAAGCCAAAATAGTTGTCATGGGAGATTTAAATGATGATCCTATGGATGAAAGTGTTTCTGTAGCTTTTGGTGCTAAGAAATTTGTGAAGGATGTAAAAAAAGGAGGTTTCTATAATCCTTGGTGGGAAATATTAGAAGATAAAGGTGTCGGTACATTAATGTATCGTGGCGCTTGGAATTTATTTGATCAAATAATAATATCTCAACCTCTATTGAAAGCTAAAAAAGGATTGAGATATGTAGATAGTGAAGTCTTTATGAGAGATTACCTATTTCAGAAAACAGGTAAATATAAAGGCTCTCCTCTTCGTACTCATGGAGGGCAAACATGGTTAAATGGTTATAGTGATCACTTACCTACGATTATCTATGTAGAGAAGTAATTCTATATTTCTAAAGAATACTTAAGGCTGTAGATTGTAAAGAACTATCTACAGCTTTTTTTGTTATCTGATTAGTGCAAAGGTAAATACTTTGTCTCTTTATGTAATGTGCAGATAGCAAATGGGTATGAAAGAATTCTTAATTCTTAAAATATGATAATGTCCTAATTTATTTTAGGGTATATTTACTTATTGTAGCTGTACAAATTGAACAATAATGCTTACTTTTGCATGGAATTCTAAAATTCACTAACAATAAACTTTATAAAAGAATGATTAATTACAAAGATTTAGGTCTTGTAAACACCAAAGAAATGTTTGCAAAGGCTATTAAAGGTGGATATGCTATACCTGCTTACAACTTCAATAACATGGAGCAGCTACAAGCTATTATTCAAGCTGCTGCAGAAACTAAATCTCCAGTTATCTTACAAGTTTCTAAAGGTGCTCGTGCATATGCAAACCAAACTCTTCTTCGCTACATGGCAGAAGGAGCAGTAGAATATGCAAAAGAACTAGGCTTAGAAAAACCTCAAATCGTGTTACACTTAGATCACGGTGATTCTTTCGAAACATGTAAATCATGTATTGACATGGGATTCTCTTCTGTAATGATCGACGGTTCTTCTTTACCATACGATGAAAACGTAGCTCTTACTAAAAAAGTAGTTGACTATGCTCACCAATTTGACGTAACAGTTGAAGGTGAACTTGGCGTTTTAGCAGGTGTTGAAGATGACGTTGTTGCTGAAGAG is part of the Bacteroides coprosuis DSM 18011 genome and harbors:
- a CDS encoding 50S ribosomal protein L31 type B (COGs: COG0254 Ribosomal protein L31~HAMAP: Ribosomal protein L31~InterPro IPR002150~KEGG: bvu:BVU_1670 50S ribosomal protein L31 type B~PFAM: Ribosomal protein L31~SPTR: Putative uncharacterized protein;~TIGRFAM: Ribosomal protein L31~IMG reference gene:2504106623~PFAM: Ribosomal protein L31~TIGRFAM: ribosomal protein L31) encodes the protein MKKGIHPENYRPVVFKDMSNGDMFLSQSTCNTKDTVEFEGETYPLVKLEISSTSHPFYTGKATLVDTAGRVDKFMSRYGNRKKK
- a CDS encoding Endonuclease/exonuclease/phosphatase (InterPro IPR005135~KEGG: bfr:BF3300 hypothetical protein~PFAM: Endonuclease/exonuclease/phosphatase~SPTR: Putative uncharacterized protein;~IMG reference gene:2504106624~PFAM: Endonuclease/Exonuclease/phosphatase family), which gives rise to MKKIIITLSVALIGLFFLLSCKKKAETIYSIAFYNVENLFDTIHDSGKNDYEYLPDGRREWDREKYTNKLKNIAQVLSELSRDRVKEGPVVIGLAEVENFRVLQDLISEPALKNEYQFVHYEGPDKRGIDCALLYNPKLFTPTASVLVPSTPFEGDTIHKTRGFLVVTGNVADEEMTFIVNHWPSRGAKAPVRVHAANQVKAITDSLYAVNKKAKIVVMGDLNDDPMDESVSVAFGAKKFVKDVKKGGFYNPWWEILEDKGVGTLMYRGAWNLFDQIIISQPLLKAKKGLRYVDSEVFMRDYLFQKTGKYKGSPLRTHGGQTWLNGYSDHLPTIIYVEK